In Pleurocapsa sp. PCC 7319, the following are encoded in one genomic region:
- a CDS encoding NAD(P)/FAD-dependent oxidoreductase: protein MNNLQQSNVVIIGGGPAGLGTALMLAKKGWTGITVLEKRPSADYYEPDKSFSYQIDGRGQKLTDLLNLTPKLANLSVPSTEFYFTLIKPDGNRKTSKLPIADSNRKTAYWLPRATFVNLFYDEIERNWQNSIQVLFQTRCVEINLNSDSASSATSATNSSQAKRLEIIAQSQDEQQLTFTPNLLVGCDGLNSIVRQTLHNWEQGKSHDFEMQQFPSPSAGLKYKVLTVLPRFPLSETQEDLAESTMAYGIRSTFKGRKKAISLGLLPLKDPDIERTANIITYPDHHIWQLKTPEALGNYLTQAFPQLPLEKIISSEEITRFFFSNGGTFPLPQYCSRLYQIWGQPDDNHGTAIILFGDAAHCFPPDIGQGVNSALEDVYLFSETLAEVEDNLALALPRYQNLRQPDIKALIRLVQISYPWQYGQNLWQKRLWGLNFLLRLQLSRLFPFIFSPHSFLLIQNHELSYSEILAKSNRTTQFLYILGALLVLIVLYIAFLK, encoded by the coding sequence ATGAACAATCTTCAACAAAGCAATGTTGTCATTATTGGGGGAGGACCTGCAGGATTAGGGACTGCCTTGATGCTAGCTAAAAAAGGCTGGACGGGAATTACCGTTTTAGAAAAAAGACCATCGGCAGATTATTATGAACCAGATAAATCATTTAGCTATCAAATTGACGGCAGAGGTCAAAAATTAACCGATTTATTAAATCTTACGCCAAAATTAGCTAATTTAAGTGTTCCTAGTACCGAATTTTATTTTACGCTCATAAAACCAGACGGAAATCGCAAAACTTCTAAATTACCCATTGCCGATTCTAATCGTAAAACTGCTTACTGGTTGCCCAGAGCCACTTTCGTCAATTTATTTTATGATGAAATCGAGCGCAATTGGCAAAATTCGATTCAAGTTTTATTCCAAACTCGATGTGTGGAAATTAATCTAAATAGTGATTCTGCCTCTTCGGCAACTAGCGCAACCAATAGCAGCCAAGCTAAACGCCTAGAGATTATTGCTCAGTCTCAAGATGAGCAACAATTAACTTTTACACCCAACCTGTTAGTAGGTTGTGATGGTTTAAATTCTATCGTGCGCCAAACTCTGCATAACTGGGAACAAGGCAAATCCCATGACTTTGAAATGCAGCAATTTCCCTCTCCCAGCGCAGGTTTGAAATATAAAGTTCTGACTGTACTACCCCGGTTTCCCCTATCAGAGACCCAAGAAGATCTAGCTGAATCGACGATGGCTTATGGTATTAGATCGACTTTTAAAGGGCGTAAAAAAGCAATTTCTTTGGGTTTACTACCTTTAAAAGACCCGGATATAGAGAGAACTGCGAATATTATTACCTATCCAGACCATCATATTTGGCAGCTAAAAACTCCAGAAGCATTGGGTAATTATCTTACTCAAGCTTTTCCTCAACTTCCTCTCGAAAAAATCATTTCCTCTGAGGAAATAACTAGATTTTTCTTCAGTAATGGAGGAACGTTTCCCCTGCCTCAATATTGTTCGCGACTATATCAAATCTGGGGACAACCTGATGATAATCATGGCACAGCTATAATTCTATTCGGAGATGCGGCGCATTGTTTTCCTCCCGATATTGGACAAGGTGTTAATTCGGCATTAGAGGATGTCTATCTTTTCTCCGAAACTTTAGCCGAAGTTGAAGATAATCTTGCTCTAGCTCTTCCTCGCTATCAAAACTTACGCCAACCAGATATTAAAGCTCTAATTCGCTTAGTACAAATTAGTTATCCTTGGCAATATGGTCAAAATCTTTGGCAAAAAAGATTATGGGGTCTTAACTTTTTACTACGTTTACAGCTCAGTCGTTTATTTCCCTTTATATTTAGTCCTCATTCCTTTTTGCTAATTCAGAACCACGAACTATCTTACTCAGAAATTTTGGCTAAAAGTAATCGAACCACTCAATTTCTGTATATCTTAGGAGCTTTACTAGTATTAATTGTTCTATATATAGCGTTTCTTAAATAA
- a CDS encoding RNA-guided endonuclease TnpB family protein produces MLKAVKVRLYPNSEQKRHLAQSFGCARWYWNYSLALTQETYQETGKGLSRGAIQSLLPGLKKEFEWLSEPYSQCLQVVALNLSNAFINFFEGRGRFPRFKAKGNKQSISYPQNVKVLDGYIKFPKLKLVEAKISQPIEGIVKTVTISQVPSGKYYASILVDHEIEIPQASDQGKVVGLDVGISDICVTSDGSKYNNPRWFKKHQQNLKRKQQKLARKQQDSHRRYKAKKLAAKVYEKVSNCRLDFLHKLSRRIVDENQVIAVENLNVKGMVKNPKLALAISNVGWGMLNTMLKYKAEWSGKIYMQVDRFFPSSKLHNKCLYHIDKLPLDVRFWDCPNCGEKHIDIDINAAQNIRDEALRLLALGRKATAHGGIVRLGSGREKSTTEQILRK; encoded by the coding sequence ATGCTTAAAGCAGTAAAAGTGAGACTATATCCCAATAGCGAACAGAAACGGCACTTAGCACAAAGCTTTGGTTGCGCTCGTTGGTATTGGAACTATAGTCTTGCTCTTACTCAAGAAACATATCAAGAGACAGGAAAAGGTTTGAGTCGTGGTGCCATACAGTCGCTCTTACCAGGCTTGAAAAAAGAGTTTGAATGGCTAAGTGAACCCTATTCTCAGTGTCTTCAAGTAGTAGCACTTAATTTATCTAATGCTTTTATCAATTTTTTTGAGGGCAGAGGTAGATTTCCTCGGTTCAAAGCCAAAGGGAATAAGCAATCTATCAGCTATCCTCAGAATGTAAAAGTGCTAGATGGATACATCAAATTTCCTAAACTCAAATTAGTTGAAGCCAAGATATCTCAACCAATCGAGGGCATAGTCAAAACGGTGACGATATCTCAAGTGCCAAGTGGTAAATACTACGCCTCGATATTGGTTGATCATGAAATTGAAATTCCTCAAGCCAGTGACCAAGGTAAAGTTGTGGGTCTAGATGTGGGTATATCTGATATCTGTGTAACTAGCGATGGCTCTAAATATAACAATCCTCGCTGGTTCAAGAAGCATCAACAAAACCTGAAGCGTAAACAGCAAAAGTTAGCTCGTAAACAACAAGATTCTCATAGAAGATATAAAGCCAAAAAACTAGCAGCAAAGGTATATGAAAAAGTAAGTAATTGTCGGTTAGATTTTCTCCACAAGCTATCACGTAGGATAGTTGACGAGAACCAAGTCATTGCGGTGGAAAATCTTAACGTCAAAGGCATGGTCAAAAATCCCAAGTTAGCATTAGCGATCAGCAATGTGGGTTGGGGAATGCTCAATACCATGCTCAAGTACAAGGCTGAATGGTCAGGAAAAATCTACATGCAAGTAGACAGGTTTTTTCCCAGCAGCAAGCTACATAATAAATGTCTATATCACATAGACAAACTTCCTCTCGATGTTAGATTCTGGGATTGTCCCAACTGTGGCGAAAAGCACATAGACATAGACATTAACGCAGCTCAGAACATTAGAGACGAAGCACTACGATTATTAGCCTTGGGGCGCAAGGCTACTGCTCATGGAGGAATTGTCAGACTAGGGAGTGGACGTGAAAAATCTACGACTGAGCAAATTCTAAGGAAGTGA
- a CDS encoding TIGR00266 family protein, with translation MNDIPYRIEHAPAYASLVLDIPVNQTVLVEASAMAAMDTCLKMKSKIQGGLSKGIGRMLGGESLFVNEFTAQDRNGELYISPNIPGDIQHYYLTSKSNLMVQGSGFVACSPNIELDSKFQGLKGFFSGESLFLLRASGTGDFWFSSYGGIIEIPVAGNYVVDTSYIVAFEDTLNYDVEVIGGLSFSNLRTGIFGGEGLVCRFSGEGRLWIQSRNLYPLLNFLNAFRPTKNN, from the coding sequence ATGAATGACATTCCTTATCGCATTGAACATGCTCCAGCTTATGCGTCTTTGGTATTGGATATACCAGTAAATCAGACGGTGTTGGTGGAGGCATCAGCGATGGCAGCAATGGATACTTGCTTAAAAATGAAATCTAAAATTCAGGGGGGATTGAGCAAAGGCATTGGCAGAATGCTGGGAGGAGAATCTCTATTTGTCAACGAATTTACTGCCCAAGACAGAAACGGAGAATTATATATTTCTCCTAATATTCCTGGGGATATTCAACATTATTATTTGACTAGTAAATCTAACTTAATGGTTCAAGGCTCGGGTTTTGTTGCCTGTAGTCCTAATATTGAATTGGATAGTAAGTTCCAAGGCTTAAAAGGCTTTTTTAGTGGGGAATCTTTATTTTTGCTACGAGCATCGGGAACTGGTGATTTTTGGTTTAGTTCCTATGGGGGAATTATCGAAATTCCCGTGGCTGGTAATTATGTGGTGGATACCAGTTATATCGTCGCCTTTGAAGATACTCTTAACTATGATGTAGAAGTTATTGGCGGACTTTCATTTAGTAACTTGAGAACAGGAATATTTGGTGGCGAGGGTCTAGTTTGTCGCTTTAGTGGTGAAGGCAGATTATGGATTCAGTCGCGCAATCTCTATCCCTTGCTCAATTTTCTCAATGCTTTTCGTCCTACTAAGAATAATTAG
- a CDS encoding TIGR00266 family protein, protein MEVELLHQPDSAIARIQLDAGEEIIAEAGSMIAMSDALQVNTTMRQGRRGGGIMGGLKRMIAGESLFLSQFRSYQDGNEIWLAPKLIGDLLVYDMEGQDLIVQATSYLACSSKVDLDLGFEGIKSVFSGESIFWLTLSGYGKAILTSFGGIYAIPVDGEYTVDTGHIVAFERTLDFNVTKASSSWIGSFLGGEGLVCRFRGQGKVYCQTHSVSAFGSIIGSLLPAR, encoded by the coding sequence ATGGAAGTTGAATTATTACATCAACCGGATAGTGCGATCGCTCGTATCCAACTAGATGCAGGAGAAGAGATTATTGCCGAAGCGGGTTCAATGATCGCCATGAGTGATGCTCTACAAGTAAATACCACCATGCGCCAGGGAAGAAGAGGCGGTGGTATTATGGGTGGCTTAAAAAGAATGATTGCCGGGGAATCTCTATTTCTCAGTCAGTTTCGTTCCTACCAGGATGGTAACGAAATCTGGTTAGCCCCCAAGTTAATTGGTGATTTATTAGTTTATGACATGGAAGGACAGGATTTAATTGTCCAAGCCACGTCCTATTTAGCCTGTAGTTCTAAAGTAGATTTAGATTTGGGCTTTGAGGGCATTAAATCAGTTTTTTCTGGAGAGTCAATTTTCTGGCTCACCCTCTCTGGTTATGGCAAAGCAATTTTGACTTCCTTTGGTGGTATATATGCCATTCCTGTAGATGGAGAATATACCGTTGACACTGGGCATATTGTCGCTTTTGAGCGAACACTTGATTTTAACGTAACCAAAGCTAGTTCCAGTTGGATTGGTTCATTTTTGGGAGGAGAGGGTTTAGTCTGTCGCTTTCGGGGACAGGGGAAAGTATATTGCCAAACTCACAGTGTTAGTGCGTTTGGTTCAATTATTGGTTCTTTACTTCCCGCCAGATAA
- a CDS encoding TIGR00266 family protein produces the protein MQCDIRYKPAFAAIFITLEPGDSITAEAGAMVSMDSQLTMKTEFSGGFFSALMRKFFGGESLFVNVFTNQTRQNLSLVLTQSNLGDIESLNLRGKAIFFQKGAYIAHTPGVKMGVRWAGFKSAFAGEGWFKLKLSGRGQVFFGGYGGITKKTVRGEFIVDNSHLIAYEPVIKMGIGLSGGLIGSLTSGEGFVNRLSGNGDIYLQSRSMSGLIGFLSPKILKLGHRNRRMSQSSNLAERFLQDGS, from the coding sequence GTGCAGTGCGACATTAGATATAAACCAGCATTCGCAGCTATATTTATCACTCTCGAACCAGGGGATAGTATTACTGCCGAGGCTGGGGCAATGGTAAGCATGGATAGCCAATTAACCATGAAAACGGAATTTTCAGGTGGTTTTTTTTCGGCTTTGATGCGGAAGTTTTTTGGTGGAGAATCTCTATTTGTCAATGTTTTTACTAACCAAACTAGACAAAATTTAAGTCTTGTTTTAACTCAATCTAATCTGGGGGATATTGAATCACTCAATCTTCGGGGAAAGGCGATCTTTTTTCAAAAAGGGGCTTATATTGCCCATACCCCAGGTGTCAAAATGGGAGTGCGTTGGGCAGGTTTTAAGAGTGCTTTCGCCGGAGAAGGTTGGTTCAAACTGAAGCTTTCAGGTAGGGGACAAGTTTTTTTTGGTGGTTATGGAGGTATTACTAAAAAAACAGTTCGAGGAGAATTTATTGTTGATAATTCTCACCTCATTGCTTACGAACCGGTAATTAAGATGGGGATTGGACTTTCTGGGGGGTTGATTGGTTCACTGACTTCTGGGGAAGGTTTTGTAAATCGTTTATCGGGCAATGGCGATATTTATCTACAATCTCGCAGTATGAGTGGATTAATCGGGTTTTTAAGCCCAAAAATACTCAAACTTGGTCATAGAAATCGCCGTATGTCCCAATCCAGTAATTTAGCCGAGAGGTTTCTCCAAGATGGAAGTTGA
- the speB gene encoding agmatinase → MSEPSFSAPNNDSTEAQRALEKETRLPLTGWQQEVEQGLEYGLEAAESIRDRSIPNFSRGELPHYAGINTFLKAPYLENVNNVGQYDVAIVGVPHDSGTTYRPGTRFGPQGIRRISALYTPYNFELGVDLREQITLCDVGDIFTIPANNEKSFDQISKGIAHIFSSGAFPIILGGDHSIGFPTVRGVCRHLGNKKVGIIHFDRHVDTQETDLDERMHTCPWFHATNIANAPAKNLVQLGIGGWQVPRPGVKVCRERATNILTVTDITEMGLDAAADFALEKALDGTDCVYISFDIDCIDAGFVPGTGWPEPGGLMPREALYLLKKIVQNAPVCGLEIVEVSPPYDISDITSLMATRVICDTMAHLVLSGQLPRENKPDYIHEESQQVDSPWR, encoded by the coding sequence ATGAGTGAGCCATCGTTTTCTGCCCCTAATAATGATTCCACCGAAGCTCAAAGAGCATTAGAAAAAGAAACTAGACTGCCACTTACTGGCTGGCAACAGGAAGTTGAGCAAGGATTAGAATACGGTTTAGAAGCTGCCGAAAGTATTCGCGATCGCTCTATTCCTAATTTTTCACGGGGAGAATTACCTCACTACGCAGGGATTAACACCTTTCTCAAAGCTCCCTACCTGGAAAATGTCAACAATGTCGGACAATATGACGTAGCAATTGTTGGTGTTCCCCACGACTCAGGTACAACTTATCGTCCAGGAACAAGATTTGGTCCTCAGGGAATTAGGCGGATTTCAGCACTTTATACCCCCTATAACTTTGAGTTAGGAGTCGATTTGCGCGAACAAATTACCCTCTGTGATGTGGGAGATATTTTTACCATTCCTGCCAATAACGAAAAATCATTCGATCAAATTTCTAAAGGTATCGCCCATATCTTTAGTTCGGGGGCATTTCCCATAATCTTAGGTGGAGATCATTCGATTGGTTTTCCTACAGTTCGGGGAGTATGTAGACATTTGGGTAACAAGAAAGTTGGCATTATTCACTTTGATCGCCACGTAGATACTCAAGAAACAGACTTAGACGAAAGGATGCACACTTGCCCTTGGTTTCATGCCACCAATATAGCTAATGCTCCTGCAAAAAATCTGGTGCAATTAGGTATTGGTGGTTGGCAAGTACCTCGTCCAGGAGTCAAAGTATGTCGGGAGAGAGCTACCAATATCTTGACCGTGACAGATATTACTGAAATGGGCTTAGATGCTGCCGCCGATTTCGCTTTAGAAAAAGCTCTAGACGGAACAGACTGCGTATATATCAGCTTTGATATTGACTGTATCGATGCTGGTTTTGTCCCCGGTACAGGTTGGCCAGAACCAGGCGGTCTTATGCCCCGAGAAGCTTTATATCTGCTGAAGAAAATTGTTCAGAATGCTCCTGTTTGTGGACTAGAAATTGTCGAGGTATCTCCTCCTTACGACATCAGCGATATTACTTCATTGATGGCGACTCGCGTAATTTGTGACACGATGGCACATTTAGTTTTATCTGGACAATTACCCCGAGAAAATAAACCAGACTATATCCATGAGGAGTCACAACAGGTAGATTCTCCTTGGCGATAA
- the hypA gene encoding hydrogenase maturation nickel metallochaperone HypA: MHETDMTKALILTMKDWYVSQPEQRKIEKVHLIVGQFTCVEPVSLKFAFEIQTRNTFLEGVELIIKDIPLIAFCHSCQQEYKPKIGLQYSCPDCQSPMEDIRSGRELKIDHIEYSTVQEQVTSSN, translated from the coding sequence ATGCATGAAACAGATATGACCAAGGCGTTGATCTTAACCATGAAAGATTGGTATGTATCTCAGCCTGAACAACGGAAAATCGAAAAAGTCCATTTAATTGTCGGACAGTTCACCTGTGTTGAACCAGTCAGTCTTAAATTTGCTTTTGAAATTCAAACACGAAACACTTTTCTTGAAGGAGTGGAACTAATTATTAAAGATATTCCCTTGATCGCTTTTTGTCATAGTTGCCAGCAAGAATACAAACCAAAGATTGGCTTGCAATATAGCTGCCCCGATTGTCAATCACCAATGGAAGACATCAGATCTGGTCGAGAATTAAAGATAGATCATATTGAGTATTCAACTGTTCAGGAACAAGTTACAAGTAGCAATTAG
- the hypB gene encoding hydrogenase nickel incorporation protein HypB: MHQTYNAAMEINLLHANQEGADHNRAHFDEWGITCLNIMSSPGAGKTVLLEKTLATLQDKLSIAVIEGDMTTELDANRLRQYNVPVIPINTGRSCHLDSKMVAGGIHTLQQKYNPNNIDLVLVENVGNLVCPAEFEVGEHAKVALLSVTEGEDKPLKYPVMFQQADCLLITKIDLVPYLNIDLERIVSNVRQINPDVTIFSVSATTEVGLDLWFYWLSTQVKHRKYTSSCF; the protein is encoded by the coding sequence ATGCATCAAACATATAATGCCGCCATGGAAATAAACCTGCTCCACGCTAACCAAGAAGGAGCAGATCATAATCGTGCCCATTTTGATGAGTGGGGTATTACTTGTCTAAATATAATGAGTAGCCCAGGGGCAGGCAAAACTGTTTTATTAGAAAAAACTTTAGCAACCTTACAAGATAAGTTAAGTATAGCTGTAATTGAAGGAGACATGACTACAGAATTGGATGCCAATCGCTTGCGCCAATATAATGTCCCTGTAATTCCAATCAATACGGGACGTTCTTGTCATTTGGACTCTAAAATGGTGGCTGGGGGAATTCACACTTTGCAACAAAAGTATAATCCCAATAATATTGATTTGGTTTTAGTTGAAAATGTCGGTAATTTAGTTTGTCCCGCGGAATTTGAAGTAGGGGAACACGCCAAAGTTGCCTTGTTAAGTGTTACCGAAGGTGAAGATAAACCTTTGAAATATCCAGTAATGTTTCAGCAAGCCGATTGCTTATTGATTACCAAAATAGATTTAGTTCCTTATCTGAATATTGACTTAGAGCGTATTGTTAGCAATGTACGTCAGATCAACCCTGATGTAACTATATTTAGTGTATCCGCCACCACAGAAGTCGGTTTAGATCTATGGTTCTATTGGTTGTCTACTCAAGTGAAACACCGAAAATATACAAGCTCATGTTTCTAA
- a CDS encoding ABC transporter substrate-binding protein, producing MNRRKLLSLLSVFCLSLILTISCSQTPQSSDSGTSNTAKDQAIVIGYSNWAGWWPWAIAEKEGMFAKNNVNVEMKWFDGYLESMEALAAGQLDGNCQTLNDTISFAADAVNGEVAILVNDNSAGNDKIIVTEDINTIEDLRGKKVAVEEGVVDDFLLTLALESKGMKRDDVKIVPLETGAAAAAFASGQVDAVGAFPPFWLTALKREGSKELISSKEFPGAIPDLLVVTQKLIDEQPDKAQALVNTWFDVMNFIEQNPEKADEIMAERADVTVEELQLFKEGTKMFTIEDNLRAFSDGDNMKHMPFAAQKMSEFMIDVGFIPEAPDLTKVLDDQFVQAYAKTAKK from the coding sequence ATGAATAGAAGAAAATTACTATCATTACTTAGTGTATTTTGCCTCAGTCTAATATTAACTATTAGCTGTTCTCAAACTCCTCAATCATCGGACTCAGGTACTTCCAATACCGCCAAAGATCAAGCCATCGTTATCGGCTATAGTAACTGGGCTGGTTGGTGGCCGTGGGCGATCGCTGAGAAAGAAGGTATGTTCGCTAAAAATAATGTGAATGTCGAAATGAAATGGTTTGATGGCTACCTTGAGTCTATGGAAGCTTTGGCTGCTGGTCAGCTTGATGGCAACTGTCAAACTCTTAACGACACCATTTCTTTTGCTGCTGATGCGGTTAACGGCGAAGTAGCGATTTTGGTGAATGATAACTCGGCAGGAAATGACAAGATTATCGTTACCGAAGATATCAATACGATTGAAGATTTGAGAGGTAAGAAAGTTGCCGTGGAAGAAGGGGTGGTAGATGATTTTCTACTGACTTTGGCACTAGAATCAAAAGGGATGAAACGGGATGATGTCAAAATTGTGCCTCTCGAAACTGGTGCTGCTGCTGCCGCTTTTGCATCAGGACAAGTGGACGCAGTGGGTGCTTTCCCCCCCTTTTGGTTAACTGCTCTCAAACGGGAAGGTTCTAAAGAATTAATTTCTTCTAAAGAATTCCCAGGTGCAATTCCTGATTTATTAGTAGTCACTCAAAAACTAATTGATGAACAGCCCGATAAAGCTCAAGCATTAGTTAATACTTGGTTTGATGTGATGAATTTTATAGAACAGAATCCTGAAAAAGCAGATGAAATTATGGCCGAAAGAGCAGATGTCACGGTTGAAGAGTTACAACTATTCAAAGAAGGCACAAAAATGTTCACTATTGAAGATAATTTGAGAGCGTTTAGCGATGGTGACAATATGAAACATATGCCCTTCGCTGCTCAAAAAATGTCTGAGTTTATGATAGATGTTGGCTTTATTCCTGAAGCACCAGATTTAACTAAGGTCTTAGATGATCAGTTTGTACAAGCTTATGCCAAGACTGCTAAAAAATAG
- a CDS encoding ABC transporter permease: MLKSDLAKASRSNLKPTTFWRITEDIPQSLSWILMSLSLIIPLSIWLVVTRSTEIDSIFLPSPSDVIEAFQKLWSKGFLIQDTLASFTRVSLGFILSAVVAVPLGILMGTFASIRALFEPIIGIVRYMPAPAFIPLLIIYLGVDEAPKIALIFIGTVFFNILMIMDSVKFVPQELVETTYTLGGKRGQVLSQVITPFIIPRIIDTFRVNMAASWNLVVVAELLAASEGLGKRILLAQKFLRTEEIFACLIILGLIGFALDLFFRLLVRFTCKWAF; this comes from the coding sequence ATGCTCAAAAGCGATCTAGCGAAAGCTTCAAGATCTAATTTAAAACCTACTACTTTTTGGCGTATTACCGAAGATATCCCTCAGTCTTTATCTTGGATATTAATGAGTTTATCCCTCATAATTCCTTTGTCTATTTGGCTTGTTGTCACTAGATCTACTGAAATAGACTCAATTTTTTTGCCATCTCCCAGCGATGTGATCGAAGCTTTTCAGAAATTATGGTCTAAAGGATTTTTAATCCAGGATACATTAGCTAGTTTTACTAGGGTAAGTTTAGGATTTATCTTGTCGGCAGTTGTTGCTGTTCCCTTAGGAATTCTTATGGGAACATTTGCTAGTATTCGGGCTTTATTTGAACCTATAATTGGCATTGTTCGCTATATGCCCGCCCCCGCTTTTATTCCTCTCTTAATCATCTATCTTGGTGTTGATGAAGCTCCTAAGATTGCACTGATATTTATTGGTACGGTATTTTTTAACATCCTAATGATCATGGATAGTGTAAAATTCGTTCCCCAAGAATTAGTTGAAACAACTTATACTTTGGGTGGTAAACGTGGGCAGGTATTATCTCAAGTAATTACTCCCTTTATCATTCCCCGTATTATCGATACTTTTCGCGTAAATATGGCAGCTTCTTGGAATTTGGTAGTCGTTGCTGAACTACTGGCGGCCTCTGAAGGTTTAGGCAAAAGAATTTTATTAGCCCAAAAGTTTCTTAGAACAGAAGAAATTTTTGCCTGTTTAATTATCTTGGGTTTAATCGGTTTTGCTCTCGATTTATTTTTTCGTTTATTAGTTAGATTTACTTGTAAATGGGCATTTTGA
- a CDS encoding ABC transporter ATP-binding protein produces the protein MHLELSHLYKEFPSKKGTLIALKDINMHVETGEFVCTVGASGSGKSTLLRLVAGLDFPTSGEITVDYQPVTGPGADRGMVFQKYTLYPWMTVQKNVEFGLKLLGISAQKRREIASSHLDIVGLANFAKSLPKELSGGMKQRVAIARALATNPKILLMDEPFGALDIQTKENMQQFLLEIWRKTGCTILMITHDVREAVFLSQRIYVLSAQPGTVKQEFKIDLPSDRDYRIKRQADFHQQADEIMDLMRNINTVAEPIAN, from the coding sequence ATGCACCTAGAACTATCTCATCTTTATAAAGAATTCCCCTCGAAGAAAGGAACACTCATTGCTCTCAAGGATATCAACATGCATGTCGAGACCGGGGAATTTGTCTGTACGGTTGGTGCTTCTGGCTCGGGAAAATCAACTTTATTACGCTTAGTTGCTGGTCTGGACTTCCCCACTTCTGGTGAAATTACAGTAGATTATCAACCAGTAACCGGACCTGGAGCAGATCGGGGAATGGTATTTCAAAAATATACTCTTTATCCCTGGATGACCGTGCAAAAAAATGTGGAGTTTGGTTTAAAATTACTGGGGATTTCTGCTCAAAAACGACGAGAAATTGCCTCTTCACATCTAGATATTGTGGGTTTGGCAAATTTTGCCAAATCTCTACCTAAAGAACTATCTGGAGGTATGAAGCAACGGGTTGCGATCGCCCGTGCTTTAGCTACTAATCCCAAAATCCTCTTGATGGATGAACCTTTTGGCGCCTTAGATATTCAAACTAAAGAAAATATGCAGCAATTCCTGCTGGAAATATGGCGCAAAACAGGTTGCACAATTCTGATGATTACCCATGATGTAAGAGAGGCAGTATTTTTATCTCAAAGAATTTATGTCCTCTCAGCGCAGCCTGGTACGGTCAAACAAGAATTTAAGATCGACTTACCAAGCGATCGCGATTACCGTATTAAACGTCAAGCAGATTTCCACCAACAAGCCGATGAAATTATGGATCTAATGAGAAATATAAATACGGTAGCAGAGCCAATTGCCAATTAA